Sequence from the Canis lupus baileyi chromosome 24, mCanLup2.hap1, whole genome shotgun sequence genome:
GAGCACCATGCTGGCTGGGGGTGCAGGACTCAGGGgacccagggaggcaggaggtcGCAGCCCCCAGACCACTGCGGTGGTCCTGTGCAGCAGGACTCAGGCGCTGGTGTTTTGGGTCTCAGCTGTGGGGGAGCAGTGACACATAATAGAGCTGTGTGGCCTGGGTAGGGGACCAGGGGGAGAAACAGGATGCGTTGATTGGTGTAGGAGCAGCTAAGGGGCTGGTGCAGAATAATCTTCCTGTCTGCGATGGGGATTTGCAAACATGCCGAAGGCAGTTACGGTGTGGGCCAGCCAGAGGCCTGACTGCTTGGCGGTCTCTGTCACGGAGGGCCTGTCCCTGGGCCCGTGAGCGGGCGGTTTACTGCAGGCCGACTGCCCCCCGTGCAGACTGACCTCGGGGCCTTCTAATTCTGGCTTGACCCCCAGCCCCCGGTGAGCTCAGGCCACCGTTGGGAGGCAGCGATATCTCACACCACGTGCTGCACTCCAGTCGCTGTCAGGGATCCTTGGCGGATGCACACGCACCTGAGAAATGAGAGGCACATCTCCCGGAAAGGTCCTCCAAGTGACCACAAGGAGCTCCTCTGCCCTCGGGAACGGGAGGGTGGCTGAGGCCTTGTGCGGACCCCAGGCGCAGGCCGTGGTCCCGGCGATGCTCCCAGGGTCCGGGTGCGGGACGGGGAGTCGAGAGACCGGGAGCCCTGGCGAGAGGAGCAGTCGGCGGGGCTCAGGGCATGCAGGGGAGATGGGGGTGCCCAGCGCCCTAGGATGATGGAACTGGATCCGTTACTGTTCTGTGAACCCTCCCTCCAAAATCTAAAATCTCCCTCATTCttgatgtcaaataaataatacagaagttTATAGAGTAGAATCTACAAGCTCTGGCCCCAGGCTGGCGGGGTGGAGTTGGGGCTTTCCTCCAGCAGAGAGGGGACCGGAGCGGCTGGGTTGAGGGGTGTCCCCAGGTCGGGGTGGTCTTCAGTCGGCTTGGACTCCCTGGGAGTGCGGTCCGCCGGCTGTGTCCTGCGTTCGCTGGAGGGCAGCTGGGCCTCCGGTGCTGGGCGCTCTGGGCTGTCGCTCGCCGGCCgccccctcacccctccacccTCGGGTTTTGTCGCCAGCCTGTGGAAACCAGGGGGGCCTGGGTAGACACTCCGTAGCTTGCCCTATCCGTGGCTGTGAGAGGGCCACTTGTTAAGATCTCGGCCAGCAGATTAGGAAGGTCCTTTCTTCGGGGGCGGCCGCACACCATCGGCGGGACTGCACCAAGGGGACGGCCCCAGCCCTCCTGGACCCTGGTTCGAGCCCACGGGCCTTTGCTGCAGACCACATGGGACATAAGATGAGGTTGTCTTTGTCAAATCATATTCTTCTCTGGAAACGGCCTTTGATTGTTTCCAAAACCAAATGcatgaaaaatactgaaatgacGGGGCAGGGGGCTAAGCTGTTGTGAGTTCGGTTTCCCAAATCCAAATCCTCTGTCTGGATTTGCAGGGCCTCTGAAGACTGTGCTTTGTTTCagctcctctctgtctccctcctcctcttggcCACGAAAGCCGCCCTGCCCTGGGAGGGGGTGCCGGGGGTCCTCCCTGGGGGAGGCGGTGGCCAGGGCCCCGGCCTCGGCCCTCAGCTCCCGGGCTGATGGGTGGTGGAAGATCACCGACCGCTGGGCCAGCGGGCTTGCCCCCTCGCTCCACCCGGGAGCCCCgaagcctctgccctccccttggGCCCTGGCTGGAAGAGCCCCACTGTGGCcccgggagggaggggagccagaGGCCCAGTGATCACTATTCAGGTTTCCATCgcccagagggcagaggaggaaaccaaggatGGGCCCTGAGCCCTCCCTGCGCCATGGTTGGAGCGGTTGGCAGCTCCAGAGGGTCGGTCTGGACAACTTGATTCTactttttttggaagattttatttatttattcatgagacagagagagagagagaggcagagacacaggcagagggagaagcaggctccatgcagggagcccgatgggggactcgatcccgggatcccggggtcacaccctgagccgaaggcagatgctcagccgctgagccccccaagcgCCCCAATCTGGACATCTTGACCTAGTAATTTCCAAAAGGGTGGGGTGTGAGAGGCATGTAACTTCTCATACAACCCTGGCCCTGCAGGGGTCCGGCTGTCCACACTGAACAGTGCCCGGCGCCTTCCGCTGAGCAGCACAGGAGGCCTGAGCTCACTTCCTGTCTCCTCGTGGTGAGCAAAGAGCTGGGGGTGCTTGGACCCTGTCAGGCTAACAGGgctgggggtcctggggccctgggggcgggcATTCCTTCCTCTCCGGCCCTGTGACGGCTCTGTGGCTGTGTCTGCCCCGGCCTtatggggctggggaggggccctGCCTGGTCCGGGCCCCCCTCTGCCCGGCTGTGCCCTCCAGCACAGCCCCTCCGCTCTACAGGGACTGTGGAGTCAGGTGAGGTCATGAGGCCAAAGTGCTTTATAAAGCAGCCCATGCTGCAGATGTGTTTCATGTTAAGGAAATGGGGGGATTAAGGGGGTCGCCACATTGAGCCATATATAGGAGAGCGGAGCTGAAATCCTTGCTTTGTTCTCTTCTGGGGCTGGGGGCTTcgtgggatggggaggggagggccagcTGCGGGCAGGTTAGTGGCCGGGCGGGGGCGAGGTGGCAGGAGTAGCTTCAGAGCACGGGCTGGGGCTGGCTGCCCACCCTGAGGCCAGTCCAGGGGGTCAGGGAGCCGTGGATCCTCGAGGGTGTCCTCTGCTGCCCCTTGGACCCATGGGCTTTGGGGCTCTTCAAGCTGCCACTTAGGACGAGGCGGTCCGAAGTCTCATAACGTGACAGTTTCCTTTGTCCTAAACGTGGTCATGCTGAGTCTTCCTGGGTGCCCTCCTCTGCTGGTGTGTCTGGTCTTGCACAAGGCAGTGGTCACAGGGCATGGGCTCCTCCTGGTGGGGTGCTCTCTGGGCCCAGCCGCTGCCGGCACCTCCGGGGaggcccagcctcctcccctcagcAGCGGGGCCACGGGGACCTGGTGAGGTTCCCCCCGGGAGAGGGACCAGTGGCCACTTTCAACCCCCAGAGGAGAACTGCCCAGAAGAAGCCTGCAGGTGATGTCCGCTACCTGCTACCTGAGATTTAGGATTAGGTCACCTGCTGTGAGTTTCGAGGCTCAGGAGCCGGTCCTGGGAGACCAGGGAGCATCTCACTTGTCAGGGCTCCTGTGCATTTATCCTGAAGGCCAACGTATCAGACTGCCCGTCTCTGCACACCCCTCCGTCTCCCTCCGGGCGGGGACGTGTATTACTTAGGCAGTGAGACTTGGCTTCAAACGTGGAGCAAGAATTAAGGGGGGCTGTGCTTTTTTGCCaaagggatgggggtggggtgggagggagcgacagggcacctgctgtgtgctagaTTCCAGTTTGGACCCTTCGGTTCTTGGGCGCCTCTGGGAGATGGTGCCGGTGTCTCGAGGATGCAGCCAAAGGCAGGTTAGCGAGTCTCAGGTTCAACGCCGGTGAGGAAAGAGTCAGGATTCCCACCCAGGAAGGTCCGGTCTCGGGGTGGCTGGTTTTCCCGGCTGTGTGTCCTCATACCGTTAGCGTAGCCACCTGGGCGCTGACCCGTGGACCCGTGTGGCCCATCCTCCAGGGAGTTCTGTGTGACCTGGAATCCACGTTAAATGAACTTGGCGCAGAAGCTCGACTTGGGGTCAGTTATTACCTGTGACATGTGAGAAGGAAGGACAACAGCATTCCTCTGCGAGGTCGCTCTCCGCAGGGCGTCCTTGTTCCCGTGGTCGCACAGTGGGCTGCCCACCCAGGGCCGTGTCCTGGAGGGGTTTCGGGGCCCTCCAGTGGCTGGGGCAGCAGTAGAAGACAGCCCCTGGAAGCTCTCCTAGCCGGTGCATTTGGGGAGAAATGATCATTTCTAGGCACAGGGGTACTTCGGAGCTGATTTCTCTGTTAATATCAAAATGGTGACAGTTCAGAGTGTTGGCCTCACGTCAGGTCAGCAGGAAAGACAGTGGAGACAATTGTCTGCCCCTCCAGAACTGCAGCAGGTGGCGATTTTTGTGCCCTGGGTCTTGGCACAAGCTGCTGTTGAAGCAGTTGGGTTAATGAAAGAAGGAGACACGAGGCTGTGGCCCACAGTGCCAGACAGCTGGTTGGTTGCCCTTAGTTGAAAATCCCACGGCAAACCCAGGGTCTCCGGgttccggggggtggggggccgtgCGGCGGCAGCCAGGCTGCAGGGCTGACCGCGTCTCACGTCTCACGTGGTCTTCGTGAAGGCGAACTGAAGGTGGCCTGTTCGACCCGGGTTTACACGCACGTTTTGCAGGAAGGTAAAAAAGCACTGAGTCACATTTTGGATGCACCCTTGGAATCTGAGGCCCTCTCGTTAAGACACCAGAGCAGGACACCGGGGCCAGAGCAGTGCCAGGAACAGATGATCGCTGCTGCCGTTCTCTGGGGTATGGGGAAGGTGGCTCCAGTGTCCCCTGCTGAGAATGAGCGAGGCGTCAGCGTCGCTGTGGCTGTCAGACGTCCCCCCCTGCCCCTGGTCTGGGCAGATCTCACGCTGCGGGCACAGCCGGGCTGGTGAGGTCTTGAGAACACAGCCATAAGAAGATAGAGAAGGCGGTCCCCCTCTCACTCGGGCGCCGCAGGGGCTTGGATGCTGGGCGTGTGTCCTGTCATTGTCCTgctgcttccttttctcctttgggTGGAAGACGCCATGAGCGAAGCAGAGCGGCTGAGCGTGTGGAGCGCTGCAAGGGCGCCTGCTGTGTTCCCCGGTGAACCCCCTTTTCCATTCCGtcctttctgtttcatttccGCCTAGGCCGTTCGCCGGCTGCCCGCAGCACCATGGATCTGCACCTCTTCGACTACGCCGAGCCAGGCAACTTCTCCGACATAAGCTGGCCGTGCAACAGCAGCGACTGCATCGTCGTGGACACCGTGCTGTGCCCCAACATGCCCAACAAAAGCGTGCTGCTGTACACGCTGTCCTTCATTTACATCTTCATCTTCGTGATCGGCATGATCGCCAACTCCGTGGTGGTCTGGGTGAACATCCAGGCCAAGACCACCGGCTACGACACTCACTGCTACATCCTCAACCTGGCCATCGCCGACCTGTGGGTGGTCGTCACCATCCCCGTCTGGGTGGTCAGCCTCGTGCAGCATAACCAGTGGCCCATGGGGGAGCTCACGTGCAAGATCACGCACCTCATCTTCTCCATCAACCTGTTCGGCAGCATCTTCTTCCTCACGTGCATGAGCGTGGACCGCTACCTCTCCATCACCTACTTCGCCAGCACGTCGAGCCGCAGGAAGAAGGTGGTTCGCCGCGCCGTCTGCGTCCTGGTGTGGCTGCTGGCCTTCTGCGTGTCCCTGCCCGACACCTACTACCTGAAGACCGTCACGTCGGCGTCCAACAACGAGACCTACTGCCGCTCCTTCTACCCCGAGCACAGCGTCAAGGAGTGGCTCATCAGCATGGAGCTGGTCTCGGTGGTCCTGGGCTTCGCCATCCCCTTCTGCGTCATCGCCGTCTTCTACTGCCTGCTGGCCCGCGCCATCTCCGCGTCCAGTGACCAGGAGAAGCAGAGCAGCCGAAAGATCATCTTCTCCTACGTGGTGGTCTTCCTCGTGTGCTGGCTCCCCTACCACGTGGTGGTGCTCCTGGACATCTTCTCCATCCTTCACTACATCCCCTTCACCTGCCAGCTGGAGAACTTCCTCTTCACGGCTCTGCACGTCACGCAGTGCCTGTCTCTGGTGCACTGCTGCGTCAACCCCGTGCTCTATAGCTTCATCAACCGTAACTACAGATACGAGCTGATGAAGGCCTTCATCTTTAAGTACTCGGCCAAGACGGGTCTCACCAAGCTCATCGATGCCTCCAGGGTGTCGGAGACGGAGTACTCCGCCTTGGAGCAAAACGCCAAGTGACGGGCCCCGCGGGGCCTCGGGGACAAGCGTGCGCGCTTCCTACACGGCGCTGGGTTGCATCGTCTCCAAGAGTTCAAGCAAGGCGCCTTGGGGCTTGAGGCCTGAGTCGCGTGAAGTGGGGAAGCAGGTGCCACCGTGGGCCCTTCTCCTCTTTGTCCGGCTGCCGGGGTGGCTGTCACGGGGCCGTGCGTCCTGACGGCGTGGGCCGTGCTGCGTGACCCTGCTACTTACTCGTCCAAGCCGGTTGCGTGGCGGGCTCGCCTGCACTTCTGTAAAATAGGACTTTCTGTGTTCCCTGGAGGTTTTACTTGGTGACTTGTATTTaagttttaagactttattttctcattatcgGCGTACCTTATAAATGTACTTgaaagtttaaatatattttataaaaatcgtATGGGCGCTGTCACATACGATACATATACATACGCTGACATATATTCAGAGCGTTGTAGTTTTAAGACTAGTTTGATTTCAGTTTTGACTAAGGATGACATTAATTGTTAgctgttttgaaattttatatatatatatatatatataaatataaatatataaatatataaatatatgccgGTCTGGgctgaaatgttttatttacgATAGTTTTATATCTGTGTGGTGCTTTGCTACCTGCATGGGATATGGGACAAGAAGGACGCTGTAAAGCAGTTTGTGATATTAATTGTATCGTAAAGTTACATTAAAAATGCGAAACGAAGCGGAACCTCTCCAGGCTGCAGCGCCGCGCACAAAGTTTTGAACAGTCTTATTTCGGAGAGTTCTCTCAATttgtaagttatttttcttttttttttttttaataaagatttgtttttcctaaaaaaggCATCTGCGTCTCAGTGTTAGAAGCATGTTTGGCATTTAGGTGGCATGTGTGGTAATAACAGTACAAATATATACGGCACGACGGGTTGTCCTAATATGTATAAGAGAAGGGCGCCACCATAACGGCAAAACCCCAGGGGTTCACTTGTGGAAATGACATAAAGGGGAAAACATTCGAACGTATTGAGGgtttgggttatttatttatttatttttgaattttaaaaaaaaatttatctattcgtgagagatgcagagagagagagagagagaggcagaaacaggcagaggagaaacaggcagagtagaagcaggctccctgtggggagcccgatgtgggactcgatcccaggaccctgggatcacgccctgggctgaaggcagatgctcaaccactgagccacccaggcctcctggatttggctttttaaaattttttttaattttttattttttttatgtcatgCAATGTATTTGCAGGGAAGAGGTGGTTGGGAGGTGTGGCTTTCAAGACCACATTGGTGCTGGGAGGTTCTCACCTGCTGTTGGCTCGGAATCCTTCAGGGCTCAGGACTCATGTCGTTGTGCATGACCTCGTGTGCTCCCAGGGCCACATGTCACAGCCCCTTGATGCTCCCCTGCTAAGGTCCTGTGGTATAAgtcctgctttctctttctgcatACGGGACAAACTcttcatttaaaagataaaaccaaTCAGAGACCCTCTTCTTGAGGCCATGGGGTGAGCGAATCGGCAGCCTGGGCATTACCAAGTAATTCCCCCTTGATGAGTGGCTGGAAAGAGCACTTTGGGAATGGCCCATTCTGCTGTGGCCTCACCCACCCTCTGTGGGACCACAGAGTGGTGGAGACCTTAGCGGGCAGGTGCGTCCGGGCGGGATCTGATGGGGAGGACCCGGCTCCCCAAAGCTGCCCTTAGCATCTCCACCTCCGATGGGACTGATGCGGGTGGAGAGCTATTTGCCAACACAAGGGTGGACCCCGGCCAGGAGCTCCACTCTCCCCTGTGGGTTTGGGGGCTGCTACTGTATAGGAAAGTCCCTGTGCATGTTGGCTCACCCATAGACTCGCGGTGGGCTaccccccccagcagccccccagaGCCCACGGACCGAGCCTGCTgcggtggtggtgggaggggctcCTATTTCCTCAAAGGGCTTGTAGCTGACACTTTTGAAACCAGGGttataaattaaatatctaaatatctgCTTGATGCACACACGTGTTCTCAGGTGCGTGTGCGCCTTGCCTTGTTCCAAATAGGATTCCGGTTGGATGACAGTAGTGTAGTTAGTGGGACAGCAGCCCAACCACAGGTGAGGATCCCAAGAGCCAGGACGAGCGAGAGCAGGATACCAGTGAGTCATGCCCCCAGACACGTGTTCCTGACCATAGGAAGGGATTGCAGCTTGCTCCCAGCTTCCTGGGGGTCTAAGTTCAGAGAGAAACACACTCACCACATAGTAAATTCGAGCCCTAAGCTCAGCTGTGCAGTAGGTGTGATAGAGAAAGTCATTCAACTCGATTTCTATCTCGAGGCCCCGACTCAATTCAGAGATGCTCCCCACAATTGCCCAATCACCCTGGGGTTTTGGGCAAGCTCTGCAGGGGGTGATGTGGGGAGGAGAGTCGGGGGTGGTCCTCACCGTCTGTCCCTGCCATCATCTTCAGAAATGTGCACGGCCATAGGGCTCCTCTGTGTCACCCTATCGCAGAGTCTCCTTCTATTGTTTTCCAGCCTCACGTTGGGTCGTGGGGTCCTCGGGTCCATGGTGGACTGCCCTGGCCCCTTTCTGGTTTCTGACtcacccagctgccccctcctgcactgaggggtggagggagggagggcgtgCAGAGGCTGAACTGATTCTAGACCTACCACGCAGCCACCTTTTGCTTTGTGGGGGTTGCCCATCTGCCCACAGACCCCAGGACGTGGTGCCCTCGACCTCTGTGGGGTCTCTGCGGTGCAAGCTCCATCCCAGGGAAGCTGCGGTGACTAAGCTCTCTCTGCTCCTAGCAACCCCCTTCTTTGTGCTGCCTGGGGCTTGAAGACTTGCCCCAGATCACCCCGGTTAATCCGGACCCCAAAGCCCTTCTTCCTTGGATCTCTGGCTCTCATACCCTTCCCGCGAGCAACGGCGCTGGACTGCGGCACTGCAGGTGGAAGGTGAAGGCGCAGGTCAAGGGGCACAAAACTCCGTGGAAGGGGAACGGATGATCCGTTAATATTAAAGAAATCCTGTCCCACCCACGTGGATGTGGGTGTGGAGTTGGGAGGAGTTGTGTGCCAGGTTTGGGGTATGAGGTGGGCTCTAGGGGGAGGAAGGTTGGGGCAGAAGATCCCTGGGTCTCCTCAAATTCAGAGTCCAGAGAGCCTCACGCTGACATTTCTCCCTTTTGAGGTTCATTCGTTTGGCATCGTTTCGGAGGGAGAGATCCCTGAAAATGCCAGCCCCTCGAGACGGTCGTGAAGTTGTTAGTAATTCAGCGCACGACGCGTTTGGACCCAGGAAGGGTGGCTGGGCTGCAGGAGAGGATGGGACgtggggtggagagagaagcgACCTGGAGCCCCCACCTCCCTGGAGACGGGGGAAGGCTCTTCGGCTCCAGCGTCTCCCTCGGACCCGGCTCCAAAGGCAGCAACAGGCCTGCACCGGGGGCCCGAGCAGACGGCAGCTCGCGTCGCTAGTGAACCCCTTCCACGTGCGCCAGGGTATCAGCAGCCTCCTGGGACCTGCAGCTGAAAACACCACACATAAAATCCTGGGGGCATCAAGGAATAAATCTGTCCCCTGGATAACGGCTTCAGCCCTCCCGGGAGACTCAGGGCAACCTGGCCCGAGAGCCGGCGGACACTTGCGTTCAGATCTCTTACTGGGTAACAAGAAGTTGAAAATCGCCAGGCTGGCTGCTTCTGGAGGGCCCCCCAGGAGGCAGCTACTTGAGGATGGAGTCTATTTAGGAGGCACGTGGTTCTgtctccctgggcctcccctccCTGGGGTCCAGGCGACTCCCCATCCACGCTAAGCCCAGTATCCCCAGTGG
This genomic interval carries:
- the ACKR3 gene encoding atypical chemokine receptor 3 — encoded protein: MDLHLFDYAEPGNFSDISWPCNSSDCIVVDTVLCPNMPNKSVLLYTLSFIYIFIFVIGMIANSVVVWVNIQAKTTGYDTHCYILNLAIADLWVVVTIPVWVVSLVQHNQWPMGELTCKITHLIFSINLFGSIFFLTCMSVDRYLSITYFASTSSRRKKVVRRAVCVLVWLLAFCVSLPDTYYLKTVTSASNNETYCRSFYPEHSVKEWLISMELVSVVLGFAIPFCVIAVFYCLLARAISASSDQEKQSSRKIIFSYVVVFLVCWLPYHVVVLLDIFSILHYIPFTCQLENFLFTALHVTQCLSLVHCCVNPVLYSFINRNYRYELMKAFIFKYSAKTGLTKLIDASRVSETEYSALEQNAK